A region from the Musa acuminata AAA Group cultivar baxijiao unplaced genomic scaffold, Cavendish_Baxijiao_AAA HiC_scaffold_657, whole genome shotgun sequence genome encodes:
- the LOC135662890 gene encoding cytochrome b6-f complex subunit 4 codes for MSGSFGGWIHKNSPIPITKKPDLNDPVLRAKLAKGMGHNYYGEPAWPNDLLYIFPVVILGTIACNVGLAVLEPSMIGEPADPFATPLEILPEWYFFPVFQILRTVPNKLLGVLLMVSVPTGLLTVPFLENVNKFQNPFRRPVATTVFLIGTAVALWLGIGATLPIDKSLTLGLF; via the coding sequence atgtcCGGTTCCTTCGGGGgatggatccataagaattcacctatcccaataacaaagaAACCTGACTTGAACGATCCTGTATTAAGAGCTAAATTGGCTAAAGGGATggggcataattattatggagaacccgcatggcccaatgatcttttatatatttttccagtAGTAATTCTAGGTACTATTGCATGTAATGTAGGCTTGGCAGTTCTAGAACCGTCAATGATTGGTGAACCGGCGGATCCATTTGCAactcctttggaaatattacccgaATGGTACTTCTTTCCCGTATTTCAAATACTCCGCACAGTacccaataagttattaggtgtTCTTTTAATGGTTTCAGTACCAACGGGATTATTGACAGTACCTTTTTTGGAGAATGTTAATAAATTCCAAAATCCATTTCGTCGTCCAGTAGCTACAACAGTCTTTTTGATCGGTACCGCAGTAGCTCTTTGGTTAGGTATTGGAGCAACATTACCTATTGATAAATCGCTAACTTTAGGTcttttttaa
- the LOC135662889 gene encoding cytochrome b6, which translates to MSKVYDWFEERLEIQAIADDITSKYVPPHVNIFYCLGGITLTCFLVQVATGFAMTFYYRPTVTEAFSSVQYIMTEANFGWLIRSVHRWSASMMVLMMILHVFRVYLTGGFKKPRELTWVTGVVLAVLTASFGVTGYSLPRDQIGYWAVKIVTGVPEAIPVIGSPLVELLRGSASVGQSTLTRFYSLHTFVLPLLTAVFMLMHFPMIRKQGISGPL; encoded by the exons ATGAGT AAAGTATATGATTGGTTTGAGGAACGTCTTGAGATTCAGGCGATTGCAGATGATATAACTAGTAAATATGTTCCTCCTCATGTCAACATATTTTATTGTTTAGGGGGGATCACACTTACTTGTTTTTTAGTACAAGTAGCTACAGGTTTTGCTATGACTTTTTACTACCGTCCAACCGTTACAGAGGCTTTTTCCTCTGTTCAATACATAATGACCGAGGCCAACTTTGGTTGGTTAATCCGATCAGTTCATCGATGGTCAGCAAGTATGATGGTTCTAATGATGATCTTGCACGTATTTCGTGTGTACCTTACAGGTGGATTTAAAAAACCCCGCGAATTAACTTGGGTTACAGGTGTAGTTTTGGCTGTATTGACGGCATCTTTTGGTGTAACTGGTTATTCCTTACCTCGGGACCAAATTGGTTATTGGGCAGTAAAAATTGTGACAGGCGTACCTGAAGCTATTCCCGTAATAGGATCGCCTTTGGTAGAGTTATTACGCGGAAGTGCTAGTGTGGGCCAATCCACTTTGACTCGTTTTTATAGTTTACACACTTTTGTATTGCCTCTTCTTACTGCCGTATTTATGTTAATGCATTTTCCAATGATACGTAAGCAAGGTATTTCGGGTCCTTTATAG